The nucleotide sequence CCGTGCTGTTACGGGATATAATGGTACTGTTGGTCGATCCCGAGAGCGGGACGCTGATCAATTCCGATTACAAGGAAAAACTCATGGAATTGGCCGCTTTGACGAATATGGACAAGGTATTTTTCCTGCTGCGCAAGATGGAATACCTGCTGCGCGACATTCAGCGCAACCTGAATGCCCGGGTGCTGGTCCTGGAATTCATCAACAGCTACGCCGCTCAGGGAATGTAATAATGTAATATGGATAACGTGATCCTGGTCAAGATCGAGAGCCGCAATGACCTGCTGCATTTCCGCAGCCAGGACGTCGACGTCAAGCTGGACGACTCGGTGATCATCCAGTCGCTCACCGGCGAGGAGCTGGGCAAGGTGGTTCGCCATTTCGGCGAGACCTTCAGCGCCCACCGCGGCATCCCCTGCATCCCGGCCATCCTGCGCAAGGCCACCGGCAAGGACATCGACGTGTTCGCCAAAAAGAAGCGCGAGGAGGGGCGGGCCTACGAATATTGCCAGAACCGGATCAAGGAAAGGGAGATCCCGATCAAGTTGGTTCGGGTGACTTTTTTCACCACGGAGAAGAAGGCCATCTTCTATTTCACCTCGGAGGGCCGGATCGATTTCCGCGACCTGGTCAAGGACCTGGCGAAAAAGTTCCGCATGCGCATCGAGATGCGCCAGATCGGCATCCGCGACGAGGCCAAGATGATCGGCGGCGTCGGCATCTGCGGCCGGCAGCTTTGCTGCAAGACGTTCCTGAACAACCTGGAGCCGATCACCCTGCAGATGGCCAAGAAGCAGAACCTGAACATGAACCCGATCAAAATCTCGGGCATGTGCGGCCGCTTGATGTGCTGCCTCTCCTACGAGGAGACGGGCGGCGGCCGCGTGGTCATCGAGGATCCGGGCGAGCGCGTGGGCTACGACGAGGAAGAAGACCTGGCCGAAGACAAGAAATGAGAGCGCGCTGGCCTATTTTTTTCCTGCTGGCCCTGCCCGCCCTGCTGGCCTATCCCCAGTACAAGCCTTTTTACAACCAATATAACTTTGCCTATGGCACCAAGGCCATGTCCATGGGCAACGCCTTCAGCGCCGTCGCCGACGACCTGACGGCGGTGTTCTGGAATCCGGCCGGCCTGGCCGACAAGCGCGCCCCCGAGTTCTACTTCGCGTATCAGGCCGAAAGCCTGAAGCAGGGGTACGATCCCCAGGAAGCCGACTATCTCGGCACGCGCCTGCGCTACGATTTCAATCTGGCATCCAAGCTCAAGCAGATCAACTTCTTTTCCGTCTCGGTCCCGGCCGAGTTCTGGAAAATGAAATGGGGTTTCGCCCTGAGTTACTACCGATTCATTCCCTACGGCTTCAAGGGCTCCGCCGTCGAGCCGTTCACCTTCCCGCCGGCTTTCAGCGCTTCCACTGAAGTCATCGTGAATTTCA is from Candidatus Aminicenantes bacterium and encodes:
- the ricT gene encoding regulatory iron-sulfur-containing complex subunit RicT, which codes for MDNVILVKIESRNDLLHFRSQDVDVKLDDSVIIQSLTGEELGKVVRHFGETFSAHRGIPCIPAILRKATGKDIDVFAKKKREEGRAYEYCQNRIKEREIPIKLVRVTFFTTEKKAIFYFTSEGRIDFRDLVKDLAKKFRMRIEMRQIGIRDEAKMIGGVGICGRQLCCKTFLNNLEPITLQMAKKQNLNMNPIKISGMCGRLMCCLSYEETGGGRVVIEDPGERVGYDEEEDLAEDKK